In one Cupriavidus taiwanensis genomic region, the following are encoded:
- a CDS encoding bifunctional aspartate transaminase/aspartate 4-decarboxylase, whose protein sequence is MSKFDISKLSSLSPFELKDELIKLASSDAERLMLNAGRGNPNFLATVPRHGFWQLGLFAMRESERSFSYMPEGVGGFPRRDGIEERFHLFAREFADTPGVKFLAGAVSYVRDQLGLNAGDFLYEMCEGILACNYPVPDRMLKLSETIVGQYIRKEMIGDHPFIGDFDLFAVEGGTAAMTYLFNTIRENHLLKAGDTIALGMPIFTPYIEIPELNDYQLVELSVDADPDSRWQYSKEQLDKLRDPKVKAFFLVNPSNPPSVRMSDESLEYLASIIEERPDLIILTDDVYGTFADHFVSLFAMCPRNTILVYSFSKYFGATGWRLGVIATHRDNIFDLQIGQLPDAQRQQLNKRYSSITTEPEKLRFIDRLVADSRTVALNHTAGLSTPQQVQMVLFSLFSLMDTPDNYKNAMKRLIRSRKAALYREIGIAPESDDPNAVDYYTLLDIEQLGGKAIGPDFVKWIMNSVEPNELLFQLADEAGVVLLPGRGFGTRHPSGRVSLANLNEADYAKIGRSIRKLFETYVDKYNEVTGNKANKHVVKK, encoded by the coding sequence ATGAGCAAGTTCGATATCTCCAAGCTGTCCAGCCTCTCGCCGTTCGAACTGAAGGATGAACTGATCAAGCTGGCCAGCAGCGACGCCGAGCGCCTGATGCTCAACGCCGGCCGCGGCAACCCCAATTTCCTGGCGACGGTGCCGCGCCACGGCTTCTGGCAACTGGGCCTGTTCGCGATGCGCGAATCGGAGCGCTCGTTCTCGTACATGCCGGAGGGCGTCGGCGGGTTCCCGCGCCGCGATGGCATCGAGGAACGCTTCCACCTGTTCGCGCGCGAATTCGCCGACACCCCGGGCGTGAAGTTCCTGGCCGGCGCCGTATCGTACGTGCGCGACCAGCTCGGCCTGAACGCAGGCGACTTCCTCTACGAGATGTGCGAAGGCATCCTCGCCTGCAACTATCCGGTGCCGGACCGCATGCTGAAGCTGTCCGAGACCATCGTCGGCCAGTACATCCGCAAGGAGATGATCGGCGACCATCCGTTCATCGGCGACTTCGACCTGTTCGCGGTCGAGGGCGGCACCGCCGCCATGACCTACCTGTTCAACACCATCCGAGAGAACCACCTGCTCAAGGCCGGCGACACCATCGCGCTGGGCATGCCGATCTTCACGCCGTACATCGAGATCCCGGAACTGAACGACTACCAGCTGGTGGAGCTGTCGGTCGATGCCGACCCGGATTCGCGCTGGCAGTATTCGAAGGAGCAGCTCGACAAGCTGCGCGACCCCAAGGTCAAGGCCTTCTTCCTGGTCAACCCGAGCAATCCGCCGTCGGTCCGCATGAGCGACGAGAGCCTGGAGTACCTGGCCTCGATCATCGAGGAACGGCCCGACCTGATCATCCTGACCGACGACGTCTACGGCACCTTTGCCGACCACTTCGTCTCGCTGTTCGCGATGTGCCCGCGCAACACCATCCTGGTGTACTCGTTCTCGAAGTACTTCGGCGCGACCGGCTGGCGCCTGGGCGTGATCGCCACGCATCGCGACAACATCTTCGACTTGCAGATCGGCCAGCTGCCGGATGCGCAGCGTCAGCAGTTGAACAAGCGCTACAGCTCGATCACGACCGAGCCGGAGAAGCTCAGGTTCATCGACCGCCTCGTCGCCGACAGCCGCACCGTGGCGCTGAACCACACCGCCGGCCTGTCGACGCCGCAGCAGGTGCAGATGGTGCTGTTCTCGCTGTTCTCGCTGATGGATACGCCGGATAACTACAAGAACGCGATGAAGCGGCTGATCCGCAGCCGCAAGGCCGCCTTGTATCGCGAGATCGGCATCGCGCCGGAAAGCGATGATCCGAACGCGGTCGACTACTACACGCTGCTCGATATCGAGCAGCTGGGCGGCAAGGCGATCGGGCCGGACTTCGTCAAATGGATCATGAACTCGGTCGAGCCCAACGAGCTGCTGTTCCAGCTGGCCGACGAGGCCGGCGTGGTGCTGCTGCCGGGCCGCGGCTTCGGCACCCGCCATCCGTCCGGACGGGTCTCGCTGGCCAACCTGAACGAAGCGGACTACGCCAAGATCGGGCGCTCGATCCGCAAGCTGTTCGAAACCTATGTGGATAAGTACAACGAGGTCACCGGCAACAAGGCGAACAAGCACGTGGTGAAGAAGTAA